Proteins encoded together in one Carya illinoinensis cultivar Pawnee chromosome 3, C.illinoinensisPawnee_v1, whole genome shotgun sequence window:
- the LOC122304883 gene encoding uncharacterized protein LOC122304883 — MAEGTRSREALQRQVDSLEESSKTVNERLDQLTDMVRTLIANHNNIVNREVPLGHEGGEPNRGGFNRTVRLEFPHFNGDNPTGWIFKANQYFEIHQTNPAQRLLIASYHMEEEALVWYQDAYESGQLTSWDTFVRALLLRFGPTAYNDPMEGLTRLKQTTTVSAYKAEFESLSNRLRGLSAPYKLSVFLSGLKDEIHLPVKMLNPINLGAAFGLAKVQEEYLLTSKKPFTRPHSDRSMSSWGTNPNPTGQYSEGSSSSKGGRYVSPNRKLFSTSMDEKRCKGLCYHCEEKWNPTHQCKAPKAYLLQTLEEPLEAGQTELAENEDNDPEMEPLVEQPESGISLNAMSGNPNAQTMRLLGNLCGVQVVVLIDSGSTNNFMDPWVSRKTKLLVADPRPISIKIANGDVIQGEGQCSEVPLKLQGTHITTFFYLLKLGGCDLVLGVAWLQTLGPILWDFAKLTMEFGGRDGKQVLKGLKPGESTVEGSSKSLLHSINRGQGFWLQWQEAQTMEKNLSSEFQRTHLDIKALLTQFKKIFDTPQDLPPTRSKDHRIILKAGTQAISTRPYHYPHYQKNEIEKLVTEMLQTGVIRPSSSPFSSPVLLV; from the coding sequence ATGGCTGAAGGCACACGTTCGAGGGAGGCACTCCAAAGACAAGTCGACTCCCTGGAAGAAAGCAGCAAAACAGTGAATGAAAGGTTAGACCAACTTACTGATATGGTGAGAACATTAATCGCTAATCACAATAATATAGTAAATAGAGAAGTACCACTAGGACATGAGGGTGGAGAACCAAATAGGGGGGGTTTTAACAGAACTGTTAGGCTGGAGTTCCCTCATTTCAATGGGGATAACCCAACTGGATGGATTTTCAAAGCAAACCAGTATTTTGAAATCCACCAAACAAACCCAGCCCAAAGATTATTAATAGCTTCTTACCATATGGAGGAGGAAGCCTTGGTCTGGTACCAAGATGCTTATGAATCCGGACAGCTTACTAGCTGGGACACATTTGTAAGAGCCTTGCTGCTGCGTTTTGGGCCAACGGCTTACAATGACCCAATGGAAGGTCTTACGCGTCTGAAACAAACCACCACTGTTTCAGCTTATAAAGCTGAGTTTGAATCCTTGTCCAATCGTTTAAGAGGTCTTTCAGCTCCTTATAAATTAAGTGTTTTCCTGAGTGGGCTAAAAGATGAAATCCACTTGCCAGTTAAGATGTTAAATCCTATTAACTTGGGAGCGGCTTTCGGACTAGCAAAAGTACAGGAGGAATACCTCCTAACTTCCAAGAAGCCTTTCACTAGACCTCATTCGGATAGGTCAATGTCATCTTGGGGAACCAATCCTAACCCCACTGGGCAGTACAGTGAAGGAAGCAGCAGTAGTAAGGGGGGGAGATATGTTAGTCCTAACAGGAAGTTGTTCTCAACCTCAATGGATGAGAAGCGCTGCAAGGGACTATGCTACCATTGTGAGGAGAAGTGGAACCCCACGCACCAGTGCAAAGCACCAAAAGCTTACCTGTTGCAGACCCTTGAAGAACCATTGGAAGCAGGACAGACTGAACTAGCAGAAAATGAGGACAATGATCCCGAGATGGAGCCCTTAGTGGAGCAACCTGAATCAGGGATTTCGTTGAATGCTATGAGTGGGAACCCTAATGCTCAAACAATGAGACTTCTGGGCAATTTGTGTGGAGTACAAGTGGTGGTTCTGATCGATTCAGGCAGTACAAATAATTTTATGGACCCCTGGGTGTCCAGAAAAACCAAACTACTAGTGGCAGACCCAAGACCCATTTCGATAAAGATTGCAAATGGAGATGTTATCCAAGGTGAAGGCCAATGCAGTGAAGTACCCCTCAAACTGCAAGGTACACACATTACTACCTTCTTTTATTTACTTAAATTGGGTGGTTGTGATCTGGTTCTCGGAGTAGCTTGGTTGCAAACTCTTGGCCCAATATTGTGGGATTTTGCAAAACTTACAATGGAGTTTGGAGGAAGGGATGGAAAACAAGTCCTAAAAGGATTAAAGCCTGGTGAGTCAACTGTAGAGGGTAGTAGCAAGTCTCTACTCCACTCTATAAACCGTGGCCAAGGATTTTGGTTACAATGGCAGGAAGCCCAAACCATGGAAAAAAACCTCAGCTCTGAATTCCAAAGAACCCACCTGGACATAAAAGCCCTCCTAACTCAgtttaaaaaaatctttgacACCCCACAAGACCTTCCCCCAACTCGTTCCAAGGATCACAGAATAATCCTTAAAGCAGGAACCCAGGCTATTTCTACTCGACCCTACCATTACCCacattaccaaaaaaatgagattgagaaaCTGGTGACAGAAATGCTACAAACAGGAGTTATTAGACCTAGTTCCAGCCCTTTCTCATCTCCCGTATTGCTGGTTTGA